The DNA segment TGTAGGAGAGCGATCTAAACTCGCCATCTGAAGTCCATGCTTCCGGGGTTTGGAAAGATGATCTGTGTTTTGACATCGGAATCCATTTGACAAATATGCATAAATTCATATTCTAGAGATGTATCAAAGGAATAACTAAAAACAAAACAACTTACCCGAGGCCCTGTTCAGACCAGGCAGCTTCATGTATACCAAATGCCGTCTTGAATGCCATATCTATTTTATCCTCTTGTATCATGGTGGCAGCAAGAGAATAGGTAACTCCGGCCCACACTTCTCTCGACTGCATGGCCGACATGTCCACTTTTCCATTCGCTTGCATCCCATTCATTGCACCCCTCTTCCCTCCCTCAAATTTCAGTACgttgaaattatatattttttcgagCGCACTTTCTATTTTCTTTTCATCGGCAATCGGTGAAAGACCACAAGCTCGAGCATACCTGTCGTTAAGCTTATTTTCGCTTCACAGAGAGAAATATGCTTACAAGTTATTACTTAGTATGGTAAATTCAGGATACGTACCATTGACCCGCCAATTGATCTGCTTGAATTGAGGTGCTGGTTTTAGAAGAACTGCTGTCATAGTTGAAATAAGAGCCGTTCCACAGGGTTTTATCATATGCAGACTTTGCCTTTTCAAATTTAAACCATAAGTAATCAGCAGATGAATTATCACCAAGTTCACGTGCCATTGCTGAGGCAGCTTGAAGGGCTGCCACCCATAATCCACCACAATACGCGCTAACGCCTGTAACAGTCCATACATCATATGTCTGATCTGGAAATCCTTCATTCTCTATCATACCATCGCCATCTTTATCGAATTGATCCATGTAAGCTATTGCCATGAACACTGCAGGCCAAACAGCCCGCGCAAACTTTATATCGCCGGTGGCAACCATATCTCTGTATACTTGAAGGACAAATTTTGAGTTCAAATCTTTCCACCTGTCCGTGTTGTAAAAGTTGTAAGAGTTTACTTCAAACCATGGGTCATTGATCCCAATATCGTGAGGAACAGCACCAAGAGCTTTTCGTGGAACAAATGTACCGTCGCTCATTACTTGCATTTTACGTGAATCATGCATCATCACTGCCATTGCAAAATCTCTTTGAATATTCAACTCCAGCTCTGGAAATAGCATTACTAGCGCAAAAGATGAATAAAAGTGGACATCATAGGTATTCCACATGTGATATTCCATTCCTTCTAGATATAAAAGCTGGCCAACATTCTCATCACCATTCTGAAGTAAAAATGGTCCGAAAGCTGAATTTGAATTCATTGGAGAGTGCATTCTCTCTGAAACAGTTAGCATCCTTTCGAGTACTTCTGCAGAGGCGTCGTTCTGATGGGCATAATCAAGAGTTGTATCAGAGACTGATTTGTTCCCATGAAGGGAAAATCTCTGCTCTCCAATAGTTGCAATATTTTGTGTTGGCAGGGATCCATCTGTGAGCAATAAAAGGTgattatggatttgatgaaaaCAAACATCAGTGAAAGAGATCCTGGTTTTTAGTTAACCTGTCCAGATCGTTCCTCCAGCATTAAGGTAATAGAGCTCATTGAAAAGTAGTGAAGGGTacctaaaaaaattcaattcagTTCAGAATAAACGAGAACAACCAAGCATATTTGCACCAGACAATGAATTTGTTTCGCTGTTACCATTCTGGAAGTCTTTTGTCTTCAAGGATTGCCCTTTGCCATTCTTCAATCTTGAGCTCCCATTTTGTATGTTCTGGTTTCATAACAACCCCACACAAGCAGTTAAAGAGATGTTTAAAACAAGTATTTGATAACAGATTTTCTCTTCCAAAAAGTCAAAAGCTTTACTATAACTATTTTATAAATGCTACCTAATATGGCATCACGTGCAATACTTGCTGCAGCATTCCCTTGGGTaccataaaattttgtataacgCCTGCCAGGTGATGTGCACGTTATACATAGTCATTATCTATGTGTTGGTTAGAAGACCTGAGAATATACAGTCTAAAGTTCTTTACAAACCTGTGGTACGTTTTCCCACTGTAAAATCTTAGTTCGGGACTGTCCCATGCTAGTGAAAAAGTCACAGTGCGAGTGGATCCAGAAGGAATGGTAACAGAAGCGGCTATAGCAGCTCCTATAGATGACCCTGGCTCTGAAGGTAGAGGCTTCTCATCATATTTAAGGGCATCGAATGACCTATGCTGCAAGTGAAGAATAAGCTTTTTATGAAAAAGATAAATGATCATTATAACTATTGTGGCAATGAGAaacttttttcatgaatatataCTGGCAGCATAAGTGATAATTTAAGGATGCAGGAGCATTTTTGATACCTGATACAACATAATCAACCAAATTGATCGTGGGATAAAATGATAACCAACTCACCTCTTTAATTTCATTCCACATATCTTTTGCATTTATTATTTTGGAATTTCCAGATATCAAAAAGCAAGGACATTCTGATACATGAACCTCATCCGTCTCTTGAGCAGCTATGGCATAAGTCATAGAAGGGTGGCCATTTGTAGCACTACACATTTGCATATAAGTTTGGAGTATAGTTATCAATGGATTATATATGAAGCATTGCAACAGAAAGATCAACGATGATGATAGATTTTCGCAAGGCTTACCTGTGATGCAGAAGCACACTGTGTACACCACCTTTCGTCCTACAAGAAATTGTGAAAGTTGAGTTCAGATTGGATCAATAACTATGTGCTTTATCGGAAAATGTTGATAATTTAATGAAATCAACAAGTGCTGTAGAAAATGAGAAAAGAAATTCATGAATCcatacaatgtctttttgttatGATGATTGCCAGTAGATCCTGAAGTTCCACCACAAGAGTTCTGTACAGCGGGTAGTAAGTGCTAAGTGAAGTTTCATAAGCAATTTATGTTGAAGATGGTAATTTTCCAGCGTGGCAACTATCTCGTAAACTTTGTAAATACTAATGCTAACCAAAGATCCACAATATCTGAGATTATATAAAGTGTAGATTAAAACATACCT comes from the Primulina huaijiensis isolate GDHJ02 chromosome 8, ASM1229523v2, whole genome shotgun sequence genome and includes:
- the LOC140983296 gene encoding uncharacterized protein, giving the protein MENGAAAEKGFHPDSSTKKVVPLPPLSWKRKLSCNATLAPEFSFKIGEILHLLPLGMRLLRHIKEEADKGAPTISDPNHKRLNTSYHGVPLGGVGCGSIGRSFRGEFQRFQVFPRTCEDTPVLASQFSVFVSRPNGRTSSTVLCPRSSKTIENKTGTGIGSWDWNLDGEKCTYHGLYPRAWTEYAGLPDPEISILCRQISPFIPHNYKESSFPVAVFTFTLTNSGRTAADATVLFTWENSCGGTSGSTGNHHNKKTLTKGGVHSVLLHHSATNGHPSMTYAIAAQETDEVHVSECPCFLISGNSKIINAKDMWNEIKEHRSFDALKYDEKPLPSEPGSSIGAAIAASVTIPSGSTRTVTFSLAWDSPELRFYSGKTYHRRYTKFYGTQGNAAASIARDAILEHTKWELKIEEWQRAILEDKRLPEWYPSLLFNELYYLNAGGTIWTDGSLPTQNIATIGEQRFSLHGNKSVSDTTLDYAHQNDASAEVLERMLTVSERMHSPMNSNSAFGPFLLQNGDENVGQLLYLEGMEYHMWNTYDVHFYSSFALVMLFPELELNIQRDFAMAVMMHDSRKMQVMSDGTFVPRKALGAVPHDIGINDPWFEVNSYNFYNTDRWKDLNSKFVLQVYRDMVATGDIKFARAVWPAVFMAIAYMDQFDKDGDGMIENEGFPDQTYDVWTVTGVSAYCGGLWVAALQAASAMARELGDNSSADYLWFKFEKAKSAYDKTLWNGSYFNYDSSSSKTSTSIQADQLAGQWYARACGLSPIADEKKIESALEKIYNFNVLKFEGGKRGAMNGMQANGKVDMSAMQSREVWAGVTYSLAATMIQEDKIDMAFKTAFGIHEAAWSEQGLGSSFQTPEAWTSDGEFRSLSYMRPLAVWSIQWALSNTKPWKQGVRSANSLVQQHAGFEKVARLLKLPKQELPKSYIQLFHEFLVRKSII